From Hypanus sabinus isolate sHypSab1 chromosome 21, sHypSab1.hap1, whole genome shotgun sequence:
aaccagtcTCACCCCAAATAGACTACGTCAATACTTCTTGCTGCCTGCATAATTAAAGACCCAACACACTCTGGGCATTCTCAGTTTTTCATTCACCCCTTCccacccatcaggcagaagatacaaaggctTGAAAGCATgaactaccaggctcaaggagaaCTTCTGCCCTATtgttattgaatggttccctagtatgttATGAAAGACCCTTGACCTCTTTGTGGCTTTGCACCTCATTGTTTGTCTCCACTAcaccttctctgtagctgttccactttattttttaccttgtactacttccGTGTACTATGCAATGATCTGGTctgaatgaacagtatgcaagacaatcttttcactacgtctcaatacatgtgacaataataaagcaattctaATCTCAAACACTGCAAAAGGCCGCAGACCAACAGACTGAAATGAGAGTAGACAAGGATGGAGCTGTTGGAGGACATCGTGTCGAGGCCTGAGACTGGAAAACATATCCTTGCTCAGCTCCATTACTCCACACCAACTAAAGCAACAAGCAAGTTTAAAGCAGAGCAGAAAATGAACCCCGGGTTCTTCTCAGTGCCAGCCAAGAACTCCCACCAGAGATCAccccatctgcctgtgtttgatcAGTCTCCCTCACTTCCCGCTGGAGGTGCAGGAGTCCGGGGTCCCATGCTGCCAGGTTTGAGAGTAGTGGTTGCCATGCATCCATCCGGCGCCTGGACCAGCATCACTGACTCCGCAGCCTGTAGACTTACTGTCATGACTCTGCAGCTCATATCCTAAGTTTTACTTTTTTTCactatttgcacgatttgtcctTTTTTGCATGTTGAATGTGAATGTGGtgtttcatggattctattgtgtttctccgTTTTGTGGGtgccaaatctcaaggttgtatctgGCACACACActtaataataaatttgaattttgaactttaagtTAAAGTAGTAGGAAATAGAGAGCTCTTTTACCTTGCAGACTGAGCACCAGTCACCAAATCTGCTTCCAGTTTCTCCAGTGTAAAGGAGTGTACATCGGATACAGGACCCTAGATCGCTAGATTAAGGAGGTGCAAGGAGATCactgcttcactcagaggaaCGTCTGGAACTGAGATGGTGGGAGTGGAAGTAATAAAAGAACATATAGTATCTCGTGAAGAGATTGAGGAGAATGGAAGAGCAGGAAAGAGAGTGGCAAAGCCCATAACAattaggcccttttggcccatcaagtctgctccatcattccatcatggttgacttattatctccctcaaccccgttctcctgccttctccctataacctttgacatccttactaagcaagaacctaataacctctactttaaattcactcagtgacttggcctccacagccatttgtagcaatgaattccatggatccAAATTCAAGTTATTGGTACCCAACCATACACATGTAGACAGCTAAatgaaatgttgttcctttgaGGCTGAGGTGCCAAATTCAAAGTATATTGATTATCAAAATCtgaatgcagtatacaaccctgagatttgtcttccccacagacagccacgaaacaaagaaaagcatcaacctcccccgCCCCAGCAACATGCTAAAAAAAAACCAAGTCACACAAATGACAACAGAAGAACAAACAAAAAACataagaatataaaacacaaaattgaaagagcCCAGGCATACTTAGTTCAGCTCAGGTTTGGTCATCTGCAGGCCACCACAATTCAAAAatgcccaaaatagcaacaaaaaaggagCAACCAAATGCCAGGGGCATGTCATAAAATGAACTgcatcgattaaaccttgcccgaGACCCCAGCTCTGGTACCACCCTCCGACGGCAtccagggagagggagagagaccttTCAAATACAGCGGCCTTCCTTCCGGAGCAGTgagcaaaagagagagagggagactatcacatgcagacaccttcctctgtcAGCACCAAACGAGAGGGTGGTAGATGGCACTGAACACCTGCCTGGCCTCACAGTACATAGTCACCCACAGCGCACATAGTGACAATCCAGCACATAcggtcacaaaataatattaacaccACCCTGAATAGCATGGCCTGAGGACtgacaggttgacataaagtgcaagGTGAATGTTTATGTAAAACAATGTATTGTTACAGGCACTATTCAGTAGCAATAGAAGATGAGAAGTGACTAATGCAGGATGAAAAGTGACTAATGCAGGATGAAAGAGAGTTTGTGAGTTGGCAGCACGAGGGTATTCAGACGTATTCTCCGTGTGGCagcagcctgggggaagaagctgttacccagctcGGCAGTTCCAGTTCTTATGTTGCGGTACCTTGTGCCCGATGGCAggaggtcagagagattgagggaaGGATGGGAGCCCTGTGTATGCAGTGCTTCTGATATATGTTCTGaatggagggggggagggaagagaagagaggagggaggggagagagagggagggagataggaatatcaggagagagagagagagggagagagggaagaagggggaggggggagggggagggggagggggagggggagggggagggggagggggagggggagggggagggggaggagggagagggagagggagagggagagggagagggagagggagagggagagggagagggagagggagagggagagggagagggagagggagcgccTGATGATGTTTTCAACAGTCTCCACTACCTgtttgcagggtcttgcgatctgatgCATTGCAATTCCCAtcccaggcggtgatgcagctggtcagggcactctcgatggtgctgtggtagaatgtgtgtgtgtggcgggggggggggggggggggaatcctcATTTACCTCAATCGCCTCAGGAAATGGAGGTGCTACTGTGCTCTTTTGGCTAAAgaggtggtattgagggaccGGATGAGATCGCCAGTAATGCgcacaccaagaaacttggtCGTTGATGTGCAGTTGGAACTGGTCTGCCTGCACCTTCCTGATGTCtacaatcatctccttggtcctgtccacactgagactcaggttgttgtgTTTACAGCAGTCCATGAGCTGCACTGCCTTCTCATTGTATGCTGTTTCATCATTGGTGCttatgaggccaaccactgttgcgTGGTCACCGTACTTAATGACGTGGTTAGAACTGGATTGGGCAGTACAGTTATGTGCTAGCAGTATGAAGAGCAGTGGCTAAGCATGCAGCCTGGGAGAGGCAGGCACACCAGTGCTCAGCACAATGGAGCCAGAGATTGTGGGATTCAatcccctctggctaaagaaattcctccttataaaTATGTTATAAAGGGACATCCACTTactccgaggctgtgccctctggttctagactcccccacaataggaaacgtcCTCAACATTTCCACTCTATCTTGACCAGGGGTTTCcaccctggggtccatggaccccttgcttaattgtATGGGTCGATGgcataaaaaggattgggaacctATGATATAGGCTTCCCATATtctaaaggtttcaatgagaccccccccccccccccccaccagcattcttctaaattccagtgatggactcttcatctcatgttatcgatacgtattgcttatttatttattattattctttctttttgtattttcacagtgtTTTTGTCTTGTACACTGCGTGGATAGCCAATggcgtctttcattgattctgttatggttttaTTGAATGTACCTGCAAGACAATAAATCTCagcgttgtatatggtgacaaacagtgcctataaaaagtattcatcccccctcttggaagttttcatgttttattgttttacaacattgaatcacagtggatttaatttggcttttttgacactgatcaacagaaaaagactcttttgtatcaaagtgaaaacagatttctacaaactgatctaaattaattacaaatataaaacacaaaataattgattgcatgagtATTTCCCCCCTTAAGGATATTCACCTTTAGCAGATGCACCTtcagcagcaattacagccttaagtctgtgtggatagatctacacagctttgcacatctagacACTGCAATTTATCCCCATTCTTTTTTACTAAACTGCTCAAGATCTGTCAGATTGCTTGGGGATCgtaagtgaacagcccttttcaggtccagccacaaattctcaattctaTTGAGGTCTGGGCTCAGACTTGACCATGCCCGGACATTAacattgttgtttttaagccattcctgtgtggctttggttttatgcttgggatcattgtcttgctggaaaagaaatcttctgcaaagtcacagttctcttgcagactgcatctggttttcctccaggatttccctgtattttgctgcattcagtttccagggcctgctgcagagaagcatccccacagcatgatgcagccaccatcaTATTTTACAgtaggaatggtgtgtttttatttatgtgtggtgtttggcttatgcccaaggtagtgtttagtctgatggccaaaaagctcaattttggtttcatcagatcttagaaccttcctccagctgacttcagagtctcccacatgccttctggcaaactctagctgagatttcaaatgagattttttttcaacagtggctttcttgtTGCCGctgtcccataaagctgcaactgatgAATCACCCAGGCAACAGACTTTGTATgttcagtctctcccatctcagccgctgaagcttataactcctccagagttgttgtAGAGTTCTTGCTCGGGTGTAAGAGAAcgccgaactaaacaccgaggtaaaccgtagtcaatgaaaacaggatcgcagtaagattaaccatttactgttcactcttcctcattaacatatggtgaaaactgttgacaaaacaatacaagatttgtacagcatttgtttccttcttgatattgcatttacatcataaatacttgcaaaagtaaaactacaacaactacattgcattaaagtgcagcatacagtcagaatctacctatgccactgactgctttaaatacacttcaacacaaactatccgcaactctttaactaatgaaaacataaaccttatcaaccgtcattacttttaacagaatcagcgttaacattttaattcaacatatcgattatctcatgaacttacagcgttgcttcactatgtttctaatGTGTAGAGGACATCTTTTCTTGTGCTGATCTCGCACATGTGAACCCCCTCCTTCCTGCTTCTCCAagccggtattttcccacaggatgcggcgaaaccggatgtgacgtcatcacatgccacgatatatcacagacaacgaatttactttaaacaatcctaactttaactagaaaatgctaacaaacaaaatactaaatattataaactaaagacatgccataaaggcaacacactccccactTGACcttcacaatgaacataatacaaactttAGTCTCTAAATCAATtgttaggtagaagtagaatgacttctgtaactggtaaattttcacatcaccttgattggtagttttcaactcaaccttcctgacatgtccatccctgctagggaatgtagcagtgattctggtcattggccagcagttgcgggcgatttgtttgtccctgagcaggactaaatctccaacttgaagattcctgcagggttctgtccacttttgtctgtgttgcaacaaaggtagatattcctgtctccaaagagaccagaaccgatttgccagagcctggacctgtctccattgctttgtgcacAAATCCTTAtaagagaagtcccctggtggaggggggagctcctgccttctgcgtaaggtgCATTGATGGTGAAAGTaggaaggggttttccgggtcagaagacacaggtaggagtggtcgtgcattgaTAAtgactgtgacctctgccattactGTGCACAGTAACTCGTGTGTCAAtcaggtgcgttgctgcatctcaggtttccttttcagggttttttgcaagggcgtgaaccgctcgactgcctgctctttgttgtttggcaagcactggcgtggttctctgaaaggtagtggggcgacccaattatttgcttcatctctgaagaccttggtgtccattatttttaataaAATGGTGTTTTGATCTGATGGAGCAAGTTTGTTATCATGCttagtttgagcgaagactgactgacccagcatcTCTTCAGTTACTTTACGTTTGTTAAAggcttgtcgtgcttccttaatacacgtgacacttgtgcggagttgaaaaattgaatggcggccactctctagcacattggtcttgagtgtgttaactgttgatttgtgtacattgccaggacacagctctcctatcaccacccagcccagatccaggcgttgcacaaagggggcgtcgtgtggtccattgacctgctgcctaaccttgtgcacccggagaccatctcttcctaatagcaggagtatttctgcttttggatccagttctaggatgtgtttggcgatgtggtggagatgtggctggtgtagcaccgcacttggcgtcgggatctcagtgcggttattcaaaatttcattgcactctaagagtggagggagacagatgacgactttactatccagggactcgagctggaagccttctgccttccttccataagtttccacgctgcctgagcaagttctaaggtagtatgggaactgattactctcaatgtggAACAAGTTagagaactctggactgactagtgagcgattgctctgatcgtccagaattacataggctttgatggccttgtctttggctcccttagggtacaccttagtgaggcagatctttgaacaagaacagcttgactgagtttgaccgcaaacttctgtacagctcgagctgacaatgGTTGTCCTGGaatgagcctctccctccccgccgtcctgttgtgggggtgaaggagcgttgtcggtttgcggtaatgggccgggatgcatggccccattgtgattagtgctattacattccggacacttcatggCAATCATACACTCTCTTGCAAAGTGAgaggtcgaggaacagcatttaaaacatattcttttctccttgagaagggccatcctctcttcaagggatTTTTCCCTAAatgttctgcattttctgagggggtggggtttgttatgcaatggacaattctttcgagggtcgttgttagttgtaaaggcttcagtcttaagcactgagacaggtttattaatgttgaaattattcgaagaggatttatctggcttggtgtaaattgcaCTGCTTCTTGGACCCATGATGCTAGGGTCGTTttgcttcttcgcctccttgcacacaaacctagtgaaatactcaaagggaggaaatcaaccattgtggtcttctttgtactctgaggcaacagacacccacctgtcctgcagcacAAATgaaagtttgtccacgatttgtctaatcccggatggagtatctaggtatactagaccagttgagtagccatcttctttggcgccttgaatctccatgagtaaatctccgagctcccttaacttagtgtggttcttggctgacaccttaggaaaattttccagacgtcagtatagcgccgcttcaataatt
This genomic window contains:
- the LOC132378919 gene encoding uncharacterized protein LOC132378919, with translation MGPRSSAIYTKPDKSSSNNFNINKPVSVLKTEAFTTNNDPRKNCPLHNKPHPLRKCRTFREKSLEERMALLKEKRICFKCCSSTSHFARECMIAMKCPECNSTNHNGAMHPGPLPQTDNAPSPPQQDGGEGEAHSRTTIVSSSCTEVCGQTQSSCSCSKICLTKVYPKGAKDKAIKAYVILDDQSNRSLVSPEFSNLFHIESNQFPYYLRTCSGSVETYGRKAEGFQLESLDSKVVICLPPLLECNEILNNRTEIPTPSAVLHQPHLHHIAKHILELDPKAEILLLLGRDGLRVHKVRQQVNGPHDAPFVQRLDLGWVVIGELCPGNVHKSTVNTLKTNVLESGRHSIFQLRTSVTCIKEARQAFNKRKVTEEMLGQSVFAQTKHDNKLAPSDQNTILLKIMDTKVFRDEANNWVAPLPFREPRQCLPNNKEQAVERFTPLQKTLKRKPEMQQRT